One genomic region from Jilunia laotingensis encodes:
- a CDS encoding T9SS type A sorting domain-containing protein produces MKGIILLLSLCFTALVYAGNEKNAQKHLSIEKVTTREKIQKPESPISLIDRIYSSNSSRVKTLNKIHANKEEKVDVTKCWLDFGNVKDYFSSTSDTKERLDSIILTDNTGKLVSHQLFTFDNHQWTIGRVNSLWDEENNKWQPVEEYTFVWDEEGYLLEQKGINVIYNEGSKEEFTYDDKKQGISNTVSILNAGQWYPSERGEYKYDDAGNIIEVISYTYNEKEKEWDKISKALATYDKQHRQTSYEEYTWTGTDWDGITKEEYVYNENNMLTLYSDYMWQPLTKDWLYFHKFEQEFVNGNIVLQAESYWNSTENSWIGLEEYNGTVLFTGKTEYKYDEQGREIYEVYSQYLDNGWKKKVDMEDTWSTLENGQTQFMQKTYFYSDDNDTDKYMTGELIKKYNANGDIVYAFEKKIEDGKDSYKYEEEYSYDTDKYLLSSTFWLFDENNAKLADIHEEIVYDDNHNIIDSKYSNGQGTGENDWINISRYTYAYENNVRTEKLAYRWENGDWVTNWGNGVDFDLSVPVSKLFTPIGYGDDYKILATYDYTGTEAGWDINTYTYYYSDQKIVSGINSVKNKTFSVYPNPVVDILTINSDEDTESSLYNLQGSKLLNTSEKKIDMSGYPTGLYIIEVNGIKAKVLKK; encoded by the coding sequence ATGAAAGGAATAATTTTACTACTCAGTTTGTGCTTCACGGCACTCGTATATGCCGGAAATGAAAAAAATGCTCAGAAGCATCTATCTATTGAAAAAGTGACTACCAGAGAGAAAATACAAAAACCGGAAAGTCCGATATCATTAATCGACAGAATCTATTCATCTAATAGCTCGCGTGTAAAAACATTGAATAAGATTCATGCCAATAAAGAAGAAAAGGTAGATGTAACAAAATGTTGGTTGGATTTCGGAAATGTAAAAGATTACTTCTCCAGCACCAGTGACACCAAAGAACGACTGGATAGTATCATTTTAACCGACAATACGGGAAAACTTGTAAGCCATCAGCTCTTTACTTTCGATAATCACCAATGGACAATAGGACGTGTCAATTCGCTTTGGGATGAGGAGAACAATAAATGGCAACCAGTAGAAGAATACACATTCGTGTGGGACGAAGAGGGGTATCTGCTCGAACAAAAAGGGATTAATGTGATTTACAACGAAGGTTCGAAGGAGGAGTTTACTTACGATGACAAGAAACAAGGCATTTCCAACACGGTATCCATATTGAACGCTGGTCAATGGTATCCATCGGAACGAGGTGAATATAAATATGATGATGCAGGAAACATCATCGAAGTAATATCTTATACATATAACGAAAAAGAAAAAGAATGGGATAAGATTTCCAAAGCACTAGCCACTTATGATAAGCAACACAGACAGACCAGCTATGAAGAATATACATGGACGGGGACAGATTGGGACGGTATTACCAAAGAAGAATATGTGTACAATGAGAATAATATGTTAACCCTCTACAGTGACTACATGTGGCAACCATTAACTAAAGACTGGCTGTATTTCCACAAATTCGAACAGGAGTTTGTAAACGGCAATATCGTATTACAGGCAGAATCCTATTGGAATAGTACTGAAAACTCATGGATCGGATTGGAAGAATATAATGGCACTGTCCTATTCACAGGTAAAACCGAGTATAAATATGATGAGCAAGGAAGAGAAATCTATGAAGTTTACAGCCAGTATCTAGACAACGGCTGGAAGAAAAAAGTAGATATGGAAGATACATGGAGTACATTGGAAAACGGTCAGACCCAATTCATGCAAAAGACCTATTTTTATTCGGACGACAACGATACGGACAAATACATGACCGGCGAACTGATCAAAAAGTACAATGCCAACGGTGATATAGTATATGCTTTCGAAAAGAAAATAGAGGATGGCAAAGACTCCTACAAATATGAAGAAGAATATTCTTATGATACAGACAAATATTTATTAAGCTCTACCTTCTGGCTGTTTGATGAAAACAATGCAAAATTGGCAGATATTCATGAAGAGATAGTTTACGATGATAATCATAACATTATTGATTCAAAGTATAGCAACGGACAAGGTACCGGTGAAAATGATTGGATAAATATTAGCCGTTACACTTATGCCTACGAAAATAACGTGAGAACTGAAAAATTAGCTTATCGTTGGGAAAATGGCGATTGGGTTACTAATTGGGGAAATGGCGTCGATTTTGATTTATCAGTACCGGTATCCAAACTTTTCACTCCTATTGGTTATGGAGATGATTATAAGATACTTGCTACTTATGATTATACAGGTACAGAAGCTGGTTGGGATATTAATACATATACTTATTATTACTCTGACCAAAAGATTGTTTCAGGCATCAATTCTGTTAAAAATAAAACGTTCTCAGTTTATCCCAATCCTGTAGTCGACATTCTCACTATCAATTCCGATGAAGATACAGAATCAAGCTTGTACAACTTACAAGGTTCGAAACTGCTGAATACAAGCGAAAAGAAAATTGACATGTCTGGATATCCGACTGGACTATATATCATTGAAGTCAACGGGATAAAAGCTAAAGTCCTAAAAAAATAA
- a CDS encoding helix-turn-helix domain-containing protein, producing the protein MKWIYVLLCLLSVCTGLVAQDKIGYDTLLNRVNRLPSEEIIKLGDDYLKGQHMDTAIVLYSIAFSRYSNDASEEEKKFCAIGYLKTANVYYLQGNYTGALELYIKGLKIYESCKDKTELMRFYNNIGNIYCIFADYERGISYYEKGYALCKQYPNKEVEYNLLTNLAGICCFTKDIEKAKKYYLKTEKMKQPNDTIKNYMSIFNWGLILVSEGKLREAMQSFHRSVDFAQRCQMNSEYLCTAYQQLYEAFKQINREDSTIYYLHLCNELAEKNNQTHLFIQTLKDYSVYYERKGNTEKAQYYKSKYLAITDSIYNVREFNKVKNTQFLYEIGKTNKEISDLHAEQEMKEQKIKQQQRILAGIITSLVIISSLLILVYQQKRKIQRSYRDLFNINRDVVVSEKYNKNLRLQYEQKISTLLNELSQYKDQEAGSTGKQIDNQTDSKYLTSKLNDKQKQALAENIRYIMENTDAFCKDDFTLEKLASMVNSNYKYVSQVINETYQKNFSNFINEYRIQEARIRLMDTTHYGNYTIQAIAESVGYKSQSTFINAFRKITGIPPSIYQKMAKEQCD; encoded by the coding sequence ATGAAATGGATATATGTTTTACTCTGCCTGTTATCTGTATGTACCGGGCTTGTCGCACAAGATAAAATCGGTTACGATACTTTATTGAACCGGGTCAACCGCCTACCGTCAGAAGAAATCATCAAATTAGGCGATGATTATCTGAAAGGGCAACATATGGATACGGCCATCGTACTCTACTCTATCGCTTTCAGCCGATATAGCAACGATGCAAGCGAAGAAGAGAAGAAATTCTGTGCCATCGGCTACCTAAAAACAGCTAACGTGTACTATCTGCAAGGTAACTATACAGGTGCTTTGGAATTATATATCAAAGGCCTGAAGATATACGAATCTTGCAAAGATAAAACAGAACTGATGCGTTTTTACAATAACATCGGAAATATTTATTGCATATTTGCCGACTATGAGAGAGGAATCAGTTATTATGAGAAAGGATACGCTCTTTGCAAACAATATCCAAACAAAGAAGTGGAATATAACCTTCTTACCAACCTTGCCGGAATATGCTGCTTCACGAAGGATATAGAGAAAGCTAAAAAATATTATCTGAAAACAGAAAAGATGAAACAGCCCAATGACACAATAAAGAACTATATGTCTATATTCAATTGGGGATTAATCCTGGTAAGTGAAGGAAAACTAAGAGAAGCCATGCAATCCTTTCATCGCTCGGTGGATTTTGCCCAAAGATGCCAAATGAATTCCGAATATCTGTGTACGGCCTATCAACAGTTATATGAGGCTTTCAAACAAATAAACCGGGAAGATTCGACCATATATTATCTACACCTGTGTAACGAACTGGCAGAAAAGAATAACCAGACTCATCTCTTTATACAAACTCTAAAAGATTATTCGGTTTACTACGAGAGAAAAGGAAATACCGAAAAAGCACAATATTACAAAAGCAAGTACTTAGCAATCACGGACTCTATCTATAATGTACGTGAATTCAACAAGGTAAAGAATACTCAATTCCTCTATGAAATAGGTAAAACAAATAAAGAGATTTCCGATCTGCACGCCGAACAAGAGATGAAGGAACAGAAAATCAAACAACAGCAAAGAATACTCGCTGGCATTATTACAAGCCTCGTCATCATTTCTTCATTATTGATATTAGTATATCAGCAAAAAAGAAAAATACAACGTTCCTATCGAGATTTGTTCAACATAAACCGGGATGTGGTAGTTTCCGAAAAGTACAATAAAAACCTACGTTTGCAATATGAACAAAAAATCAGTACTTTGCTAAACGAGCTAAGCCAATATAAAGATCAAGAAGCCGGAAGTACAGGTAAACAGATTGACAACCAAACTGATTCGAAATATCTTACAAGCAAACTGAACGATAAACAGAAACAGGCATTGGCAGAAAACATCCGGTATATCATGGAGAATACTGATGCCTTCTGCAAGGATGATTTCACACTCGAGAAATTGGCTTCAATGGTCAATTCAAATTATAAATACGTATCCCAAGTTATCAACGAAACCTATCAGAAAAATTTTAGCAACTTTATTAATGAATACCGTATACAGGAAGCACGCATCCGACTAATGGACACTACCCATTACGGGAACTATACGATCCAAGCTATTGCAGAAAGCGTAGGATATAAATCGCAGTCCACTTTCATCAATGCTTTCCGGAAAATAACAGGCATTCCTCCTTCTATCTACCAGAAAATGGCTAAAGAACAGTGTGATTAA
- a CDS encoding pyridoxamine 5'-phosphate oxidase family protein: protein MKTIVIEDKQRVEEIISRCDICFVGITDLEGNPYVIPMNFGYREGVIYLHSGPTGSSIDMLKRNNHVCVTFSTDHELVFQHPKVACSYRMKAKSVICRGQVSFIEDMDSKREALNIIMSHYSSREFIYSDPAVRNVKIWEIPIDSVTAKEYAAPHDKANQ from the coding sequence ATGAAAACCATCGTTATAGAAGACAAGCAACGGGTAGAAGAAATCATCTCCCGTTGCGACATCTGCTTTGTCGGCATCACCGACCTGGAAGGTAATCCATACGTAATTCCCATGAACTTCGGTTACCGGGAAGGAGTCATCTATCTACATTCCGGCCCGACCGGCAGCAGTATAGACATGTTGAAACGTAACAATCACGTATGCGTTACGTTCAGTACCGACCATGAACTAGTATTCCAACATCCCAAAGTGGCTTGTAGCTACCGTATGAAAGCAAAAAGCGTGATCTGTCGCGGACAGGTAAGTTTCATTGAAGACATGGACAGCAAGCGGGAAGCCTTGAACATCATCATGAGTCACTACAGCAGCCGTGAATTTATCTATTCCGACCCTGCCGTGAGAAATGTGAAAATCTGGGAGATCCCGATCGATAGCGTGACGGCTAAAGAATACGCAGCCCCGCATGATAAAGCTAATCAATGA
- the rnr gene encoding ribonuclease R: protein MAKKKEKKAGKRMKKKELAHVVLDFFHDRQQEAISLKYLFAELHLTTHPLKMLCMDILADLLADDYITEVEKNKYKLNNHGIEMVGTFQRKSNGKNSFVPEGGGDPIFIAERNSAHAMNNDKVKIAFFAKRKNHDAEGEVIEILERANDVFVGILEVEKSYAFLVTENRTLANDIFIPKDKLKGGKTGDKAVVKITEWPDKAKNPIGQVIDILGRAGENTTEMHAILAEFGLPYVYPQSVEKAADKIPVDITPEEINRREDFRGVTTFTIDPKDAKDFDDALSIRKLKDGLWEVGVHIADVTHYVKEGGIIDKEAEKRATSVYLVDRTIPMLPERLCNFLCSLRPNEEKLAFSVIFDITEKGDVKSSRVVHTVIYSDRRFTYEEAQEIIETKEGEYKEEMLMLDTIAKALREKRFAAGAINFDRYEVKFEIDEKGKPVSVYFKESKDANKLVEEFMLLANRTVAEKIGRVPKGKKAKVLPYRIHDLPDPEKLDNLNQFIARFGYKLRTSGTKTDISKSINHLLDDIQGKKEENLIETVSIRAMQKARYSTHNIGHYGLAFEYYTHFTSPIRRFPDMMVHRLVTRYMDGGRSASESKYEDLCDHSSNMEQIAANAERASIKYKQVEFMSERLGQTYDGVISGVTEWGLYVELNENKCEGMIPIRDLDDDYYEFDEKNYCLRGRHKNRIYSLGDAITVKVARANLEKKQLDFALV, encoded by the coding sequence ATGGCGAAAAAGAAAGAAAAAAAAGCCGGTAAGCGAATGAAGAAAAAAGAACTGGCACATGTGGTATTGGATTTCTTCCATGACAGGCAGCAAGAGGCCATCAGCCTAAAATATCTTTTCGCGGAACTCCACCTTACAACACATCCGCTGAAGATGCTCTGTATGGACATCCTGGCAGATTTACTGGCAGACGATTATATTACAGAAGTAGAAAAGAACAAATACAAACTCAACAACCACGGCATCGAAATGGTAGGTACTTTCCAACGAAAGAGCAACGGAAAGAACTCGTTTGTTCCCGAAGGCGGGGGCGACCCGATCTTCATAGCCGAACGTAACTCCGCCCATGCCATGAACAATGACAAAGTAAAGATCGCTTTCTTTGCCAAACGCAAAAACCATGATGCGGAAGGAGAGGTGATCGAGATCCTGGAACGAGCTAACGACGTCTTCGTGGGAATACTGGAGGTAGAAAAGTCTTACGCCTTCCTGGTAACGGAAAATCGTACTTTGGCAAATGATATCTTTATCCCGAAGGATAAGCTAAAAGGAGGTAAGACGGGAGACAAAGCAGTGGTGAAGATCACGGAATGGCCCGACAAAGCCAAGAATCCTATCGGTCAGGTAATAGACATCCTCGGCCGAGCCGGAGAAAACACGACTGAGATGCACGCCATCCTTGCCGAGTTCGGTTTGCCATATGTCTATCCGCAATCCGTAGAAAAAGCAGCGGACAAAATCCCAGTCGATATCACTCCGGAAGAGATCAATCGCCGTGAAGACTTCCGCGGAGTAACCACTTTTACCATCGACCCGAAAGATGCCAAAGATTTTGACGACGCACTCTCTATCCGCAAACTGAAAGACGGCCTGTGGGAAGTAGGTGTACACATTGCCGACGTAACCCATTATGTGAAAGAAGGGGGAATCATCGATAAGGAAGCCGAAAAACGTGCAACATCCGTTTACCTGGTAGATCGCACCATCCCGATGCTGCCGGAAAGACTTTGCAATTTCCTCTGTTCATTGCGTCCGAATGAAGAGAAACTGGCATTCTCCGTCATCTTCGACATCACCGAGAAAGGTGATGTAAAGAGTTCACGAGTCGTTCATACCGTGATCTATTCCGACCGCCGCTTCACTTACGAAGAAGCTCAGGAAATCATTGAAACGAAAGAAGGGGAATACAAGGAAGAAATGCTCATGTTGGACACCATCGCCAAAGCGTTACGAGAAAAACGCTTTGCAGCCGGTGCCATCAACTTCGACCGTTACGAAGTGAAATTCGAAATAGATGAAAAAGGCAAACCCGTCAGTGTCTACTTCAAGGAATCGAAAGATGCCAACAAGCTGGTGGAAGAGTTCATGTTACTTGCCAACCGTACGGTAGCCGAAAAGATCGGGCGTGTGCCTAAAGGCAAAAAAGCCAAAGTACTGCCTTACCGCATCCACGACCTGCCCGATCCGGAGAAACTGGATAACCTGAACCAGTTCATAGCCCGTTTCGGTTATAAACTGCGTACCAGCGGTACGAAAACGGACATTTCGAAATCGATCAATCACCTATTGGACGACATTCAAGGAAAAAAAGAAGAGAATCTGATTGAAACCGTTTCTATCCGTGCCATGCAAAAAGCGCGATATTCCACACACAACATCGGCCACTACGGACTGGCCTTCGAATATTATACCCACTTTACCTCCCCTATCCGCCGTTTCCCGGACATGATGGTTCATCGTCTGGTCACCCGGTACATGGATGGTGGAAGAAGTGCTTCGGAAAGCAAATACGAAGACCTTTGCGACCACAGTTCGAACATGGAGCAGATCGCAGCCAATGCCGAACGTGCTTCCATCAAATACAAGCAGGTGGAATTCATGAGTGAGCGTCTCGGTCAGACTTACGATGGCGTAATCTCCGGTGTAACGGAATGGGGACTTTATGTCGAATTGAACGAAAACAAATGCGAAGGCATGATACCGATACGCGACCTGGACGATGATTACTACGAATTCGATGAAAAGAATTATTGTTTACGCGGACGGCATAAGAACCGTATTTACAGTCTGGGTGACGCGATCACAGTCAAAGTGGCGCGTGCCAACCTTGAGAAAAAACAACTTGATTTTGCACTGGTATAG
- a CDS encoding cation diffusion facilitator family transporter, whose product MEAKKLSREKEIYKVTIVGSVVNFLLLVFKFFAGIAGHSAAMLADAVHSLSDFVTDIIVIVFVRISNKPEDKDHDYGHGKYETLATAIIGILLLGVGVGIFWNGASSIYGVFHGKQLEAPGMLALVAALVSIVLKEILYQYTAIKGRKLNSQAVVANAWHHRSDALSSIGTTIGIGGAILLGDKWRVLDPIAAVVVSIFIIKVAIQLLIPCVDELLEKSLPDEVEKEIEQAVLSFPGVSQPHHLRTRRIGSQYAIELHIRMDGGISLNEAHHTATEIENKLREMFGKGTHVGIHVEPVKREKIE is encoded by the coding sequence ATGGAAGCTAAAAAGCTTTCCCGGGAAAAGGAAATTTATAAAGTAACGATTGTGGGAAGTGTAGTCAACTTCCTGCTGTTGGTTTTTAAGTTTTTTGCCGGAATTGCAGGACATAGTGCTGCAATGCTGGCCGATGCGGTTCATTCGTTATCGGACTTTGTTACGGATATCATAGTGATCGTCTTTGTGCGTATTTCTAACAAACCGGAAGATAAAGATCACGATTACGGGCACGGGAAGTATGAAACGCTTGCCACTGCCATCATCGGGATATTGTTGCTAGGCGTGGGAGTTGGAATTTTTTGGAACGGGGCTTCCTCCATTTACGGTGTTTTCCATGGCAAGCAGCTTGAAGCACCGGGTATGTTGGCGTTGGTGGCAGCTTTGGTTTCGATTGTATTGAAAGAGATTTTGTATCAGTACACTGCCATCAAAGGGCGTAAACTCAATTCTCAGGCAGTAGTGGCCAATGCTTGGCATCACCGGAGTGATGCCCTCTCGTCCATAGGTACGACTATCGGTATCGGTGGAGCCATATTGCTGGGAGACAAATGGAGAGTCCTTGATCCGATAGCGGCAGTAGTGGTCAGTATTTTCATTATAAAGGTGGCTATACAGTTGCTCATCCCCTGTGTGGATGAATTGTTGGAAAAGTCTTTGCCGGATGAGGTCGAGAAGGAGATCGAACAGGCGGTATTGTCGTTTCCCGGAGTAAGCCAACCCCATCATCTCCGTACACGGAGAATCGGAAGTCAATATGCTATCGAGTTGCATATACGCATGGACGGTGGGATTTCTTTGAATGAAGCCCATCATACTGCAACCGAAATAGAGAATAAACTGAGAGAAATGTTCGGCAAGGGGACGCATGTGGGAATACATGTGGAACCGGTGAAAAGAGAGAAGATAGAATGA
- a CDS encoding NAD-dependent epimerase/dehydratase family protein, protein MESILVTGASGFIGSFIVEEALKRKFGVWAGIRSTSSKKYLRSRKIHFLELDFAHPNELRAQLSGHKGTYNKFDYIVHCAGLTKCRDEKEFELVNYLQTKYFIDTLKELNMVPKQFIYISTLSVFGPIHEEDYRPIREKDIPVPNTAYGLSKLKAELYIQSVPGFPYVFYRPTGVYGPREMDYFLMAKSIARHMDFSVGFKRQDLTFVYVKDIVQAVFLGIEKQVSRRAYFLSDGNVYKSRTFSDLIQKELGNPFVIRMKCPLIVLKVVSLLAEFIAARFGKPSTLNSDKYKIMKQRNWQCDITPAMKELGYVPEYDLERGVKEAIAWYKNEGWL, encoded by the coding sequence GTGGAAAGTATTTTAGTAACAGGAGCAAGCGGATTTATCGGTAGCTTTATAGTCGAAGAGGCTTTAAAGCGAAAATTCGGTGTATGGGCAGGTATCCGTTCGACAAGCAGTAAGAAATATCTTCGCAGCCGTAAGATTCATTTTCTGGAACTGGATTTTGCACATCCTAACGAGTTGCGGGCACAGCTGTCAGGTCATAAAGGCACGTACAATAAGTTCGATTATATTGTCCATTGTGCCGGCTTGACCAAGTGCCGGGACGAGAAGGAGTTCGAACTTGTCAATTATCTGCAAACGAAATATTTTATCGATACGTTGAAGGAACTGAATATGGTTCCGAAACAGTTCATCTATATCAGTACACTGAGTGTTTTCGGACCGATTCATGAGGAGGACTACCGTCCAATACGCGAAAAAGACATACCTGTGCCGAATACCGCTTATGGATTGAGCAAGCTGAAGGCCGAATTGTATATACAGAGCGTTCCCGGATTCCCTTATGTCTTTTATCGTCCGACCGGGGTTTATGGTCCTCGTGAGATGGATTACTTCCTGATGGCGAAATCCATTGCCCGGCATATGGATTTCTCCGTTGGCTTCAAACGTCAGGATTTGACTTTCGTCTACGTGAAGGATATTGTGCAGGCCGTTTTTCTCGGAATTGAGAAACAGGTGTCCCGTCGAGCTTACTTTTTGTCGGATGGAAACGTATATAAAAGCCGTACTTTTTCCGATTTGATACAAAAAGAATTGGGGAATCCGTTTGTTATTCGCATGAAATGCCCGTTAATTGTCCTTAAAGTAGTATCTTTGCTCGCTGAATTCATTGCTGCCCGTTTCGGGAAGCCCAGTACGTTGAATTCGGATAAGTATAAGATAATGAAACAAAGAAACTGGCAATGTGACATCACTCCAGCGATGAAGGAATTAGGATACGTACCGGAATACGATCTGGAAAGAGGAGTGAAAGAGGCAATTGCTTGGTATAAGAATGAAGGATGGCTCTAG
- a CDS encoding phosphatase PAP2 family protein: MALDLFKRVESRKGLFAVEKVTLIYNLLTSILILFLFQRMDHPWHMLLDRAMIAGMTFLLMYLYRLAPCKFSAFVRIAVQMSLLSYWYPDTYEFNRFFPNLDHIFASVEQWLFGTQPALHFCYLLPHQWVSEAFNMGYFSYYPMILVVTMFYFIFRFDLFEKLSFVLVTSFFIYYLIYIFIPVAGPQYYFPAIGLDRVDQGVFCAIGDYFNHHQELLPGPGYQHGFFYNLVEGSQQVGERPTAAFPSSHVGISTLLMIMAWRGSKWLFAILMPFYILLCCATVYIQAHYLIDAIAGFISAFILYVLVTKMYKKWFAVPMFK; encoded by the coding sequence ATGGCTCTAGATTTATTTAAACGTGTAGAATCCCGAAAGGGGCTGTTCGCAGTTGAGAAGGTAACACTGATATATAATCTGTTAACTTCCATATTGATTCTGTTCCTTTTCCAACGGATGGATCATCCTTGGCATATGTTGCTGGATAGGGCGATGATAGCGGGAATGACATTTCTTTTGATGTACCTGTACCGTCTGGCTCCTTGCAAGTTTTCCGCGTTTGTGCGTATTGCCGTCCAGATGAGTTTACTCTCTTACTGGTATCCGGATACATATGAGTTCAACCGTTTCTTCCCGAATCTCGATCATATTTTCGCTTCGGTGGAACAATGGTTGTTCGGTACGCAACCGGCTCTTCATTTCTGCTACCTGTTGCCCCATCAATGGGTTAGTGAAGCGTTTAACATGGGATACTTCTCTTACTATCCGATGATTCTTGTCGTTACGATGTTCTATTTCATTTTCCGTTTCGATTTGTTTGAGAAGCTCTCGTTCGTATTGGTTACCTCTTTTTTCATTTATTATCTGATTTATATTTTCATCCCAGTTGCCGGTCCACAATATTATTTCCCGGCCATCGGGCTGGATCGTGTCGACCAGGGAGTCTTTTGTGCTATTGGCGATTATTTCAATCATCATCAGGAATTATTGCCCGGTCCGGGATATCAGCATGGATTCTTCTATAACCTCGTGGAAGGTTCTCAACAAGTAGGTGAACGACCTACGGCAGCTTTCCCCAGTTCTCATGTCGGTATTTCCACCCTATTGATGATCATGGCATGGCGTGGCAGCAAATGGTTGTTTGCTATACTGATGCCGTTTTACATTCTGCTTTGTTGTGCCACGGTTTATATTCAGGCACATTACCTGATAGATGCCATCGCAGGATTCATTTCAGCATTTATTTTGTATGTACTTGTTACGAAAATGTACAAGAAATGGTTTGCTGTCCCTATGTTTAAGTAA
- a CDS encoding Rpn family recombination-promoting nuclease/putative transposase has translation MNQDQYIRFDWAVKRLLRHKANFGVLEGFLTVLIGEKIEIVEILESESNQIDIDDKFNRVDIKAKNSKGEIVIVEIQNTRELYYLERILYGVAKAITEHIHLGESYQEVKKIYSISILYFDIGKGEDYLYHGQNQFVGVHTKDLLIVNTKEKNAIVPKMPAEVFPDYFLIRVNEFNKVAVTPLEEWIEYLKTGIIKPDTQAPGLGEAREKLKYYNMSPKERHAYDEHVNAIMIQNDVLGSAKLEGHAEGLTEGLQKGLQEGLEQGLEKGRVEGQKVIAHKMKLKGLSIQDIIDLTGLSKEDIENS, from the coding sequence ATGAATCAAGACCAGTATATTCGTTTTGACTGGGCGGTCAAACGTCTGTTGCGGCATAAAGCCAACTTTGGTGTACTTGAAGGATTTCTCACCGTACTCATAGGCGAGAAGATAGAAATAGTGGAAATACTCGAAAGCGAAAGTAATCAAATCGACATAGATGATAAATTCAACCGTGTGGATATCAAAGCCAAAAACAGTAAGGGGGAAATTGTTATTGTAGAGATACAGAACACGCGCGAGCTGTATTATCTTGAACGTATACTTTATGGAGTGGCGAAGGCCATTACCGAACATATTCATTTAGGAGAAAGTTATCAGGAAGTCAAAAAGATATATTCCATCAGCATTCTTTACTTCGATATAGGAAAAGGAGAAGATTACTTGTATCATGGGCAGAACCAATTTGTAGGTGTGCATACAAAAGATTTGCTGATTGTAAATACTAAAGAGAAGAATGCCATTGTCCCTAAAATGCCAGCCGAGGTATTTCCTGACTATTTCCTTATTCGTGTCAATGAGTTCAACAAAGTAGCTGTTACCCCATTGGAAGAGTGGATAGAGTATTTGAAAACCGGTATTATCAAGCCAGACACTCAGGCTCCCGGACTTGGAGAGGCGAGGGAGAAACTCAAATACTATAATATGTCTCCCAAAGAACGTCATGCGTATGATGAACATGTCAATGCTATAATGATACAAAATGATGTATTAGGTTCTGCCAAATTGGAAGGACATGCGGAAGGACTAACGGAAGGTTTGCAAAAAGGATTACAAGAAGGACTGGAACAAGGACTAGAAAAAGGTCGTGTAGAAGGTCAGAAAGTTATAGCACATAAAATGAAACTAAAAGGCCTGTCTATTCAAGACATTATAGATTTGACAGGATTATCAAAAGAAGATATCGAAAACTCTTAA